The DNA window GAGAGGTGGCTGAGTGGTCTATAGCGCGGGTTTGCTAAACCCGTGACCGGGTTAACCGGTCCGCAGGTTCGAATCCTGTCCTCTCCGCTGAACTACGACATCCGGCTTTGCCGCGATCAAAACCCCTGACAGCTCAGGGGTTTTGTCGTTTGTGGGGCTGGCACAAAGCGAGTTCGGCCAATAGTCTCCAATCGCCGGGCTACGGTTGATGCTTTGCCGGTACCGGCGTTCATCGCTCCGATTTTCTCACTCGCCGCAACATTCAAGCGATCTTTGTGAGTCATCAGCGCCGACAACGAAAGGACCATGCGTGATCCACGACTGCCGCCTGACGTTGCTATTCCTAATACTGCTACTGACGCCGACGTCGGTTCTTGGCGGTGAACCTGAAGTCGTGGATGTGTATGTGCCGAAAGTCGACGGATTTGCGTCGATCCGCATCCCGTCGGTCGTGGTCAGCAAGCAAGGCACGGTTCTCGCCTTGGCTGAAGGGAGGGCCGCCGATGCCGACCAGGCCAAGAACAAAATCATCCTGAAACGCAGCACCGACGGCGGCAAGTCGTGGGGCAAGGTCACGGTCATCGCGGAAGACGGCGACAAAGCGCTCAACAACCCGTGCGCCGTAGTCGAGCGTGAAAGCGGTCAGGTGCTACTCATGTTTCAGTCGTACCCGGCGGGTATTGCCGAGCGCAGCGGCGAGATCATGCCTGGCTACGAAGGGGAGCGGGTCGTGCGTAACTGGCTCATCACCAGCGACGATGACGGCCTGACGTGGACCATGCCGCGCGACATCACGCGAGAGACGAAGCGGGAGCAGATTGTCACGACGATCGCGGGCGGGCCGGGCATCGGCATCCAGCTTCGGCACGGAAAGCACGCCGGCCGCCTTCTGATGCCGTTCAACGAGGGACCCTATGGCCTGTGGAACATCTACGCCGTCTACAGCGACGACCAAGGTAAAACCTGGGCAATGGGCGATGTGGCGCCAGGCGGCCTGATTAACGCTGGCAAGAACAAAAAAACCAGCACCGTGAACGAGGCGCAGTTCGTGGAATTGATCGATGGTTCGATCCGGTTCAACGTCCGCCGCTGGTCGGGTAAGCCGGTGCGGAAGACATGCGTCAGCGGCGATGGCGGCGGTACTTGGTCGAAGGTGGAAGACGTCCCAGGCCTCGCCGATCCAGGCTGCATGGGATCGGTGTTGCGATACACTGACTCGGCGGACGGGGCCAAGAGCCGCATTTTGTTTTCGGGGCCGCAAGGCGCCAAGCGTGAGAATGGCACAGTGTTCGTCAGCTACGACGAGGGCAAGACTTGGCCGGTGAAGCGGGTGCTGTGCCAGGGCGGCTTTGCGTACTCCTGCCTGACGGCGCTGCCAAACGGAGCGATCGGGTGCTTGTACGAAGCGGAAGGAACGAGCAAGATCGTCTTCGCACGCTTCACGCTCGAATGGCTGACCCGCGGCAACGACATTCTGGCGGACGGACAGCGATAACTCGATTCGATCCAGCCTCGCGGAGTTGAGTCGCATTTTGCGGGCAACCAGCACTTCCGGCCATTCGACACTGAGGAATGTCAGCCAGTTTGCATGCCGAACTTTGATGGCACTTCGAATTGCTCCGCTGAGCAGACGATCGCAATCAACATGGATTTAATCACGCCCGCATACCGATCGACGCTCGCGGCCGTGTACCGCGACAGCTTGCTCGACGACGTGATCCCCTTTTGGTTGCGGCACGGCATCGACCAAGAACATGGCGGTTACCTCACTGCCCTCGACCGGGATGGAACGGTGATCGATACCGACAAGTCGATCTGGTTTCAGGGACGCGGGGCATGGATGTTCGCCACCTTTTACAACAGCGTCGAAGAGAATCCAGAGTGGCTCGACGCCGCGCGGAGCGGCATCAATTTTCTGCGGCGTCATGGCGCTGGCCCCGGTGGCAAGTTGTACTTCACCGTCACGCGAGACGGCCGGCCGCTGCGGATGCGGCGGTATGCTTACAGCGAGTCGTTCGCCGCCATCGCCAATGCCGCTTACGCGCGTGCGACTGGCGATGGCCAAGCCGCCGCCGACGCCGTGTCGCACTTTGCTTCTTTTCTGAGCCATTCGTTCGCCGCGAGCACGATGGCGCCGAAGGTCGATCCAGCGACTCGCCCGACAATCGGCATTGGCCCGCTGATGATCTGCATTGCCACCGCGCAAGAACTGCGTGAGAACATCGGCGAGGTGGAGGTGAATGGACGAACATGCACCGAGTGGATCGACTGGGCGATCGAACGAATTGAACGGCTATTCGTGAAGGCCGAGTACGAGGTCGTCATGGAGCAAGTCGGTCCAAACGGTGAGATCATCGACCACTTTGACGGACGGCAACTGAACCCCGGCCATGCGATTGAGTGCGCGTGGTTTATCCTGCACGAAGGCAGCCTGCGCGACGACTCACGCCTAGTGCGGCTGGGGCTGACGATGCTCAACTGGATGTGGAAGCGCGGCTGGGACGCAGAACTTGGCGGAATCTACTACTTCCGCGACCTGCGGGGATTGCCGGTGCAGGAGTACTGGCACGACATGAAATTCTGGTGGCCACACTGCGAGGCGATCATTGCCACTTTGCTCGCCTGGACGCTGACAGGTGATGAGACATATACCCACTGGCACCGGCAGGTCCACGACTGGAGCTTTGCTCACTTCCCCGACCCAGAGTTCGGCGAGTGGTTCGGCTACCTGCACCGTGACGGTCAGGTGTCGGCGCCACTCAAGGGGAACATGTGGAAGGGGCCATTCCACCTGCCGAGGATGCTTTGGTACTGCTGGCGGTTGTTGGAGGCTCGCGAATGAGGGCGCTTCTGATGCTCGCACTGATCGGCGCCAACTCGAACGCCTTCTGCGGCGAATGGACAAAGCTGGCGCCGCTACCAGACAAAGAAGGCTTCGCCGGTTCGTTTGCCGGAGTTAGCAACGGCGCGCTGCTTGTTGCGGGCGGGGCAAACTTTCCCGACAAGAAGCCGTGGGAAGGGGGCGCGAAGGTTTGGCACGACCGCGTTTTCGCGCTGGAGAGCCAGAATGAGGAATGGATCGAGGCCGGCAAACTACCGCGTCCCCTTGGCTATGGCGTCAGCGTGACGCACCGTGGAGGCATGGTGTGTGTTGGTGGAAGTGACAGCCAGCGGCACTACGCCGATGCTTTTCGCTTGGAATGGAACGACGGCAAGCTCGTCACAGCAAAGCTCCCTGAGCTGCCAAAACCATTCGCCAACGGTTGCGGGGCGTTAGTCGGCGACGTGTTGTACGTTGCCGGCGGACAAGAACCGCCAGGCACGGAACTCACTTTGAAAACGGCTTGGCGGATTGACCTGTCGGCGACGGAGCCGAAATGGGAGCGTATCGAAGACTGCCCTGGTAGCGGACGCATGTTGGCGGCCGCTGCCGCCTGCGATGGCTCGTTCTGGTTAATTGGCGGAGTCGAGCTGGTCACTGGCAAGGATGGTAAACCGCAGCGGCGCTATTTATCGGACGCCTACCGCTATACACCAGGAAAAGGCTGGCAGCGCGTTGCCGATCTTCCGCACGCCATCGCTGCTGCTCCGTCTCCCGCTCTGTGCGATGCTACCGGCATTTACCTCCTCGGCGGAGATGACGGCGCGCAAGTTGGCTTGGCCCCTGACAAGCACCGAGGGTTCAGCAAGCAGATCTATCGATACGACGCAATGACAGCCAATTGGGCCGACGCGGGCAAATTGTCCGACCCGCGAGTAACCGCTCCCGCTGTGTGCTGGGATGGGGCATGGCTTGTGCCGAGCGGTGAAGTGCGCCCCGGCGTCCGCTCGCCAGAAGTTTTGGTCTTTCGGCCAGAGATGAAGGAGTAACCGCGGATATGCCCGACTCGACTTCGACGATCGCCCGAACGGCCTGGCTGATCGTGTTGCTGCTCATGCCGGTGGCGATGTTGAATTACCTCGACCGGCAGATGCTCGCGTCGATGCAAACTTCGGTGATGGACTCGATTCCGACGCTTGGTGAAGCGGAGAATCGCGAGGAGCTATGGGGCTTCATGCTCGGCCAGTTCAAGTGGGTCTACGCGGCATTCAGTCTGATCGGTGGATACATTGCCGATCGATTTAGCCGCCGCTACACGATTTGCGGCAGCTTGTTCGTTTGGTCGGCAGTCACGTGGTGGACCGGTCACGTGACGACTTACAACGAACTACTCTGGACACGCTCGCTGATGGGCATTAGCGAGGCATTCTATATCCCGGCGGCGCTTGCGCTCATCACCGATTACCACACTGGCCAAACCCGCTCGCGGGCCGTGAGTTTGCACCAGATGGCCATTTACCTCGGCGTGATCATCGGCGGGTTCGGCGGTTACATCGCCGCCAATCCAAACCTTGGCTGGCGGTTGGCCTTCACGGCCAGCGGCGTTGGCGGAATGCTCTACGCCATCCCGCTGGTATTGTTCCTCCGCGATGCAGAGAACTCGAATGAACGCCAAGCGGCGCCAAAGATCTCCCCGTTCGCTGCCGGCCGCGCGTTGTTCGCCAACGTGTCGTTTCTGCTGTTGATCTTGTACTTCACTCTGCCAGCAATGGCTGGGTGGGTGGTGCGCGATTGGATGCCGGCGATCCTCCAAAAGGAGTTCAAGATCGACCAAGGTCTGGCCGGCGTATCGGCAACGCTCTACTGGCAGGTGGCCGCCATTATCGGTGTTGCGATTGGCGGTTGGTTGGCCGACTACTGGATGCAAACCAACTACCGCGGCCGGATCTACGTGAGCGCGATCGGCATGTGCCTGATCGTGGCGGCGATCTTTGGCGTGGGCAACGCCGGATCGCTGACCGTGGCAATCGCGTTTCTGGTCGTATTCGGCCTCGGCTGGGGCTTTTTTGACTGCAACAACATGCCGATCCTGTCGCAGATCGTCGGCCCGCATTTGCGGGCGACCGGCTATGGCATCATGAACTTTTTCAGCATCAGCATCGGCGGGCTAGCCGACTGGGGCTTCGGTATCCTGCGCGATCGACAAGTGCCGCTGAGCGTCATCTTCGGCGTTTTTGCCAGCCTCGCGATCGTATCCGTATTTCTGGTACTGCTCATTCGACCCCGACCCGAACTCGCTGCCCGAGAGAACGCGTCATGACCATCCGGTTGCACGGCCTCGTCGCCGCCACCCACACCCCGTTCCACTCCGATGGCCAACTCAATCTCGACATTATCGAGCGGCAGGCCGAACACCTGATTCGTAACCGTGTGAAGACCGTGTTCATCGGCGGCAGCACCGGCGAAAGCCATTCTTTGACGATCGACGAGCGACTCGCGCTCGCCCGGCGGTGGAGCGAAGTCGCATGCGACGCCGGGTTGCGTCTGGTGGTTCACGTCGGTTCGAACTGCTTGGCCGACGCTCGCGCGTTGGCGGCACAGGCTCAGCAGCTTCGCGCGGACGCGATCGCCGCCTTGTCGCCTAGCTACTTCAAGCCCAAATCGCTTGACGCGCTCGTCGCCTGCTGCGCCGATATTGCTGGCGCCGCCCCTAGTACGCCATTCTACTTTTACGACATCCCGGCGCTGTCCGGCGTGCAGTTTTCGATGCCAGAGTTTCTGATCGTCGCGGCCGATCGCATTCCGACGCTGGCTGGCATCAAGTTCACGAACCCCGACCTGATGGCCTTTCAGAACTGCCTTCACACGCATGGGGGCCGGTTCGATATACCGTGGGGCGTCGATGAGTACCTGTTGGCGGCGCTGGCGGTTGGCGCGGTCGGCGGCGTTGGCAGCAGTTACAACTTTGCCGCCCCCGTCTACAACCGGATCATCGCCGCCGTCGAGCGCGGTGATCTTGCGGCTGCGCGAGCCGACCAGTACCGATCGGTGCGACTCATCGAACTGCTGGCCAGCTTCGGATATATGGCGGCGGCCAAAGCGGTCATGGGCCTTCTCGGTGTCGAGGTTGGACCTGCACGACTCCCGCACGCGAATCTCTCCGCAGAGCAACAATCGCAGCTACGAGCGAGCCTCGAACGCCTCGATTTCTTTACTTGGATCCGGCCGTGATGCGCGCTGTTTAGCCTTTGGCGTGGGCGCCGGCCATCGCCTCGCGGCGAGTGGGATACGACGGCAAGCGGCCATCGGCCTGGGCCGCTTTGAGCAGCACGCGATTCGCCGGCGACAGGCCGCACAGCCGCAACATGCCGCCGCGCTGCCGCAACCGGTGCGACAAGGCGATCAACTCGCCCAGCAAGTGGTCGCTGAGTGTCTCCACCTGATCGAGTTCAATCACCAGCCGATAGACAAAGTGCCGCTCGAGCGTATGCCACAAAGTGTCGGCCAAGGGGCCGTCTTCGCTCGGCGAGGTGGTCGCGGCATGCAATCGCGC is part of the Pirellulales bacterium genome and encodes:
- a CDS encoding dihydrodipicolinate synthase family protein, which encodes MTIRLHGLVAATHTPFHSDGQLNLDIIERQAEHLIRNRVKTVFIGGSTGESHSLTIDERLALARRWSEVACDAGLRLVVHVGSNCLADARALAAQAQQLRADAIAALSPSYFKPKSLDALVACCADIAGAAPSTPFYFYDIPALSGVQFSMPEFLIVAADRIPTLAGIKFTNPDLMAFQNCLHTHGGRFDIPWGVDEYLLAALAVGAVGGVGSSYNFAAPVYNRIIAAVERGDLAAARADQYRSVRLIELLASFGYMAAAKAVMGLLGVEVGPARLPHANLSAEQQSQLRASLERLDFFTWIRP
- a CDS encoding MFS transporter, giving the protein MPDSTSTIARTAWLIVLLLMPVAMLNYLDRQMLASMQTSVMDSIPTLGEAENREELWGFMLGQFKWVYAAFSLIGGYIADRFSRRYTICGSLFVWSAVTWWTGHVTTYNELLWTRSLMGISEAFYIPAALALITDYHTGQTRSRAVSLHQMAIYLGVIIGGFGGYIAANPNLGWRLAFTASGVGGMLYAIPLVLFLRDAENSNERQAAPKISPFAAGRALFANVSFLLLILYFTLPAMAGWVVRDWMPAILQKEFKIDQGLAGVSATLYWQVAAIIGVAIGGWLADYWMQTNYRGRIYVSAIGMCLIVAAIFGVGNAGSLTVAIAFLVVFGLGWGFFDCNNMPILSQIVGPHLRATGYGIMNFFSISIGGLADWGFGILRDRQVPLSVIFGVFASLAIVSVFLVLLIRPRPELAARENAS
- a CDS encoding AGE family epimerase/isomerase; translated protein: MTPAYRSTLAAVYRDSLLDDVIPFWLRHGIDQEHGGYLTALDRDGTVIDTDKSIWFQGRGAWMFATFYNSVEENPEWLDAARSGINFLRRHGAGPGGKLYFTVTRDGRPLRMRRYAYSESFAAIANAAYARATGDGQAAADAVSHFASFLSHSFAASTMAPKVDPATRPTIGIGPLMICIATAQELRENIGEVEVNGRTCTEWIDWAIERIERLFVKAEYEVVMEQVGPNGEIIDHFDGRQLNPGHAIECAWFILHEGSLRDDSRLVRLGLTMLNWMWKRGWDAELGGIYYFRDLRGLPVQEYWHDMKFWWPHCEAIIATLLAWTLTGDETYTHWHRQVHDWSFAHFPDPEFGEWFGYLHRDGQVSAPLKGNMWKGPFHLPRMLWYCWRLLEARE
- a CDS encoding glycoside hydrolase, which gives rise to MIHDCRLTLLFLILLLTPTSVLGGEPEVVDVYVPKVDGFASIRIPSVVVSKQGTVLALAEGRAADADQAKNKIILKRSTDGGKSWGKVTVIAEDGDKALNNPCAVVERESGQVLLMFQSYPAGIAERSGEIMPGYEGERVVRNWLITSDDDGLTWTMPRDITRETKREQIVTTIAGGPGIGIQLRHGKHAGRLLMPFNEGPYGLWNIYAVYSDDQGKTWAMGDVAPGGLINAGKNKKTSTVNEAQFVELIDGSIRFNVRRWSGKPVRKTCVSGDGGGTWSKVEDVPGLADPGCMGSVLRYTDSADGAKSRILFSGPQGAKRENGTVFVSYDEGKTWPVKRVLCQGGFAYSCLTALPNGAIGCLYEAEGTSKIVFARFTLEWLTRGNDILADGQR